One Gloeothece verrucosa PCC 7822 DNA window includes the following coding sequences:
- the petA gene encoding cytochrome f, protein MRTPHFAAIWQTGKQTIFQALLLAIATLSLFLTTDLVVPQSAAAYPFWAQETAPETPREATGRIVCANCHLAQKPAEIEIPQSVLPDTVFEAVVKIPYDHSVQQVLGDGSKGGLNVGAVLMLPDGFKIAPPDRIPEELQEKVGDLYFQTYKEGQDNVVIVGPLPGDQYEEIVFPILSPDPAKDKNIEFGKYSVHLGANRGRGQVYPTGQSSNNNLFKASVAGTITDIVSLEEGGYEVTISGDNGQAVEAIPAGPELIVSQGQQVAAGEALTNNPNVGGFGQKDTEVVLQSPTRITWLLVFLAAIMLAQILLVIKKKQVERVQAAEMNF, encoded by the coding sequence ATGAGAACACCTCATTTCGCAGCAATTTGGCAAACAGGAAAGCAAACGATTTTTCAAGCACTCTTACTGGCGATCGCTACTCTTTCCCTGTTTTTAACAACAGATTTAGTCGTACCTCAATCGGCGGCTGCCTATCCCTTTTGGGCACAAGAAACCGCTCCAGAAACGCCTAGAGAAGCTACTGGGCGTATTGTCTGTGCTAACTGCCATCTAGCCCAAAAACCGGCAGAAATAGAAATTCCCCAATCAGTATTGCCCGATACGGTTTTTGAAGCCGTCGTGAAAATCCCCTATGACCATAGTGTTCAACAAGTTCTTGGCGATGGTTCAAAAGGTGGGTTAAACGTTGGCGCAGTGCTAATGTTGCCTGACGGCTTTAAAATCGCTCCCCCTGACCGAATTCCTGAAGAATTACAGGAAAAAGTCGGCGATTTATATTTTCAAACCTATAAAGAAGGCCAAGATAATGTTGTTATTGTTGGTCCTCTACCGGGTGATCAATACGAAGAGATTGTTTTCCCCATTCTCTCTCCAGATCCCGCTAAAGACAAAAATATTGAGTTTGGTAAATATTCCGTTCACTTAGGGGCTAACCGAGGACGGGGCCAAGTTTACCCAACCGGACAATCCAGCAATAATAACCTTTTCAAAGCTTCTGTAGCGGGAACCATCACCGACATCGTTTCCTTGGAAGAGGGGGGCTATGAAGTGACCATTTCTGGCGACAACGGGCAAGCGGTAGAGGCTATTCCTGCTGGACCTGAATTAATTGTCTCACAAGGGCAACAGGTAGCCGCCGGAGAAGCACTCACCAATAATCCTAATGTGGGTGGATTCGGACAGAAAGACACAGAAGTGGTGTTACAAAGCCCCACTCGTATTACTTGGTTGCTTGTTTTCTTAGCCGCTATCATGCTGGCTCAAATTCTCTTAGTTATTAAGAAAAAACAAGTAGAAAGAGTTCAAGCCGCAGAGATGAATTTTTAA
- a CDS encoding SufE family protein, protein MSSDSTPLPPNLDRIVQKFKSRSDPKKRYEQLLWYAKKLEAMPEEGKTPENKVSGCTSQVYITADLKEGKVWYQGDSDAQLVKGLVAFLVEGLNGLTPQEIMAVTPDFIEETGLKMSLTPSRANGFYNIFQMMKKKALLFQLESSA, encoded by the coding sequence ATGTCATCTGATAGCACACCTTTACCCCCTAACCTGGATCGTATTGTACAAAAATTTAAGAGCCGCTCAGACCCCAAAAAACGTTATGAGCAACTCCTCTGGTACGCTAAAAAGTTAGAAGCTATGCCCGAGGAAGGTAAAACACCTGAAAATAAAGTCTCTGGCTGTACCTCCCAAGTTTATATTACCGCCGATCTTAAAGAGGGTAAGGTATGGTATCAAGGGGACTCAGATGCTCAGTTAGTTAAAGGCTTAGTGGCTTTTTTGGTGGAAGGACTCAATGGCTTAACGCCTCAAGAAATTATGGCAGTTACCCCAGATTTTATTGAAGAAACGGGCTTAAAAATGAGTCTCACTCCTTCCCGTGCTAACGGGTTTTACAATATTTTTCAAATGATGAAGAAAAAGGCACTCTTGTTTCAATTAGAAAGCTCTGCTTAA
- a CDS encoding transcriptional repressor gives MPPYTATSLKAELNARGWRLTPQREKILHVFQNLPRGNHLSAEELHELLDQRGEAISLSTIYRSVKLMSRMGILRELELAEGHKHYELHQPYPNHHHHLVCIQCNKTIEFKNDSILKQSLKQCEKEGFQLIDCQLTVMTICPEAIRMGWPSALPSNWSCTRAISGNQHHDNLEDWEE, from the coding sequence ATGCCTCCTTATACAGCCACTTCCCTCAAAGCTGAACTCAATGCCCGAGGCTGGCGCTTAACTCCTCAACGGGAGAAAATTTTGCACGTTTTTCAAAACCTTCCAAGAGGCAATCATCTTAGTGCAGAGGAACTCCATGAGCTATTAGATCAGCGCGGCGAAGCCATTAGCTTATCGACTATTTATCGTAGTGTTAAATTAATGTCACGGATGGGAATTCTGCGAGAATTAGAACTAGCTGAAGGTCATAAACATTATGAACTTCATCAACCCTATCCGAACCATCATCACCATTTAGTTTGTATTCAATGTAATAAAACCATTGAATTTAAAAATGATTCAATTTTGAAACAAAGTCTTAAACAATGTGAAAAAGAAGGCTTTCAATTAATTGATTGTCAGTTAACAGTAATGACGATTTGTCCAGAAGCTATTCGGATGGGATGGCCTTCGGCACTGCCGAGTAATTGGTCTTGCACCCGCGCTATCTCTGGAAACCAGCACCATGACAATTTGGAAGATTGGGAAGAGTAA
- a CDS encoding transglutaminase domain-containing protein codes for MTPDTELTPVDQGQLQARTIRPIAASAIYGIAFDGDILLAVDPRNGYLLQIDPFTNNTTIINPHNWDDFIGATGLAIADDTLWFTTRENVYFCPISRQGTTISLTYPAQLFTRLNYPVNGVAVQEGAVYVTCQKSGDIYIFNRENGKEITRLYAPGIGTQNITVKGEQLWLSDPLEQTIFCLDRATGKEIFSVLTPFESPTGLAFHRCQKTGKETLYVAYTYSEPYIRDNPNAEPNYELQYRDRTFIHPLYFRLDTEKKYALSNGYLIEVSYVEELEPLDPFLLPNVEWRIALPAETDRQKVRKVEAIGLPFTEEVQEGQRVAVFKFDQLTNNARYVFGWKAILEVWSIKYQIKPRECENIPELSPEYQARYLIDNDDLAMDTEIIRRAAEEAIGRETNLLRKMYSIRNYVYDRLSYGIKPHIDSPDIALKRGVGSCGEYLGVLLALSRLNGIACRTVGRYKCPAHPLMKNLPLQPDYNHVWMEFYIPGFGWLPMESNPDDINEGGPYPTRFFMGLAWYHAEMAKDVPFERLLSNGSPVNKEQVSIGELAINHVQFTILEELDPNQ; via the coding sequence ATGACTCCTGATACAGAACTCACACCCGTTGATCAAGGCCAACTTCAAGCACGAACGATCCGCCCCATTGCAGCTAGTGCAATTTATGGCATTGCGTTTGACGGAGATATATTACTAGCAGTTGATCCGAGAAATGGCTATCTTCTACAGATAGATCCCTTCACGAATAATACTACCATCATTAATCCTCATAACTGGGACGATTTTATTGGGGCTACAGGGTTAGCGATCGCCGATGATACCCTCTGGTTTACAACCCGAGAAAATGTCTATTTTTGTCCGATTTCCCGACAAGGAACCACGATATCCTTGACTTATCCGGCTCAATTATTTACTCGTCTGAACTATCCGGTCAATGGGGTAGCTGTACAGGAAGGGGCTGTATATGTCACCTGTCAGAAAAGTGGAGATATTTATATTTTTAACCGAGAAAACGGCAAAGAAATTACCCGTTTATATGCTCCCGGCATCGGCACGCAAAATATTACAGTTAAGGGAGAACAACTCTGGTTATCTGATCCCCTAGAACAAACAATTTTCTGTTTGGATCGAGCAACGGGGAAAGAGATTTTTAGTGTCTTAACACCCTTTGAGTCTCCCACCGGCTTAGCTTTTCATCGTTGTCAAAAAACGGGAAAAGAGACTTTATATGTGGCTTATACCTATTCGGAACCTTATATCCGAGATAATCCTAATGCCGAACCCAATTATGAACTACAATACCGTGACCGCACCTTCATTCATCCGCTTTATTTCCGGTTAGATACTGAGAAAAAATATGCCCTTTCCAACGGTTATTTAATAGAAGTATCTTATGTAGAAGAATTAGAACCGTTAGATCCCTTTTTATTACCCAATGTAGAATGGCGCATTGCTTTACCCGCCGAAACAGACCGACAAAAGGTAAGAAAAGTCGAAGCCATCGGACTTCCTTTCACCGAAGAAGTACAAGAAGGACAACGGGTAGCTGTGTTCAAATTTGATCAGTTGACCAACAATGCTCGCTATGTTTTTGGCTGGAAAGCCATTTTAGAAGTTTGGAGTATTAAATATCAAATCAAGCCGCGTGAGTGCGAAAATATCCCAGAATTATCGCCGGAATATCAAGCGCGATATCTGATCGATAATGATGATTTAGCAATGGATACAGAAATTATTCGTCGGGCGGCAGAAGAAGCCATCGGACGAGAAACAAACTTATTGCGAAAAATGTATAGTATCCGAAATTATGTTTATGATCGCCTTTCTTATGGCATTAAACCTCATATTGATTCCCCAGATATAGCCCTAAAACGAGGTGTGGGGTCTTGTGGGGAATATTTAGGTGTATTATTAGCTTTGTCTCGCCTCAATGGAATTGCTTGTCGTACAGTAGGACGTTATAAATGTCCGGCTCATCCTTTAATGAAAAATTTGCCTTTACAACCGGATTATAATCATGTTTGGATGGAGTTTTATATACCCGGATTTGGCTGGTTACCGATGGAATCTAATCCCGATGATATCAATGAAGGGGGGCCTTATCCGACGCGCTTTTTTATGGGGTTAGCTTGGTATCATGCGGAGATGGCCAAAGATGTGCCTTTTGAAAGGTTATTGAGTAACGGTTCTCCCGTAAATAAAGAGCAGGTTTCTATCGGGGAGTTAGCCATTAATCATGTACAGTTTACCATTTTGGAAGAGTTAGACCCCAATCAATGA
- the queC gene encoding 7-cyano-7-deazaguanine synthase QueC has translation MNQPLAVVLLSGGLDSATSAAIALADGYEVIALSLSYGQRHQRELQAAKKVVAALDIKSHYIMDVNLSQWGGSSLTDELIDMPTDGVKPNLIPNTYVPGRNTVFIAIALSLAEAKGAEAIYLGINAVDYSGYPDCRPEYIEAFQKLASLSSKVGVEGKAIQLMAPLVKDSKADIVRRAMSLEVPIADTWSCYQGGDEPCGLCDSCRIRNRALIEAGYPELATPVLKS, from the coding sequence ATGAATCAACCCCTCGCAGTTGTTTTATTATCGGGTGGCTTAGACTCAGCCACTAGCGCCGCGATCGCCCTTGCGGATGGCTATGAGGTGATCGCCCTCTCTTTGTCTTATGGACAACGCCACCAACGAGAACTACAAGCGGCTAAAAAAGTTGTGGCGGCATTGGACATCAAATCTCACTATATTATGGATGTTAATCTGTCTCAATGGGGCGGTTCTTCTCTGACGGATGAGTTGATCGATATGCCTACCGATGGGGTTAAACCTAATCTGATCCCGAATACCTATGTACCGGGTCGCAATACAGTTTTTATTGCTATCGCCCTCTCTCTAGCAGAAGCAAAAGGCGCAGAAGCCATTTATTTAGGTATTAATGCGGTGGACTATTCCGGTTATCCTGACTGTCGTCCTGAATATATTGAGGCTTTTCAAAAATTAGCCAGTTTGTCTTCTAAAGTGGGAGTAGAAGGAAAAGCGATTCAATTAATGGCTCCTTTAGTCAAAGACTCAAAAGCTGATATCGTCCGTCGTGCAATGAGTTTGGAAGTTCCGATTGCCGATACTTGGTCTTGTTATCAAGGGGGAGATGAACCTTGTGGGTTATGTGACTCCTGCCGCATTCGGAACCGCGCTTTAATTGAGGCGGGTTATCCTGAATTGGCAACACCGGTTCTAAAAAGTTAA